TGGCGGTCAAAATAGGTGATCAAGTCCGTCCAACTCCGCGATGCCTGCCGGGCTTGAACGGCGACCCGTTCCTCACCCTCGCCGAAGAGCCGTCGCAGTATCCCCATCCCGCCATCATGGCTGTCGACGGACACTCATGTCCCAGTTTTGTCACAACGTCGATCCGTTGATCGGGCTTGCCAAAGACGCTTGTCGCGATCAGTGGGTCGGTCACGGAGCGCGGTGCGACGGGCCGACCCGCGCGACCAGCGAAAGGATGCTGGTCAGGGGCGGTGTGTGCGCCCGGCAGGACTCGAACCTGCGGCCAAGTGCTTAGAAGCCATCCGGCGCCCGGCGCCGTGCTGACCTGTGTGCGCGCAGGTCGCGGCTGAGCGAGATGTCGATAGTTATCTGCTCGGTAAGCGATCTTCCGATCGGCTCAGGTCGTCGTCAGCCGCTCGATCGGTTGGCCGGTGACATCTGCGATGATCTCGAAGTCCTTGTCGAGGTGCAGCACGGTCAGGCCGGCGAGTTCGGCCGTAGCGGCGATGATCAGGTCCGGAATCGACGGAGCCCGGTGTTGCCCCCGATCGGCGAGCAGTGTCAGCACTTCGACCGATCGGTCTTCGATCGCGGGTGTCTGGTATTCGACCGGCATGGAGGACAGCGGCGGCCGGCGCAGCCCGACCCGCAGGTCTGGGCCCGACCGGACTGAGTAGCCGATCTCGAGCCGGGTGATGGTGGCGATCCGGACGAGGCCGCGCTCGATGCGGGCGGCCCAGTCGGCGGC
This Mycobacteriales bacterium DNA region includes the following protein-coding sequences:
- a CDS encoding PIN domain nuclease; translated protein: MALTSWLIDKSALVRLAGSPDAADWAARIERGLVRIATITRLEIGYSVRSGPDLRVGLRRPPLSSMPVEYQTPAIEDRSVEVLTLLADRGQHRAPSIPDLIIAATAELAGLTVLHLDKDFEIIADVTGQPIERLTTT